A single region of the Pseudomonas sp. B21-023 genome encodes:
- a CDS encoding VOC family protein, with the protein MGILKLDHFTIRTPLWVETAAFFEHVIGLVPGPRPGFLFPGYWMYAGDQPLLHIASVQGDPKELQMYLGDKPGGYGSGSLDHVSLRCEGLVQVQARLQSLGIAFRERVIPQIGEHQLFLEDPNGITIEMIFDYVPGSRIVGQSMPHLETEAPHTVSAD; encoded by the coding sequence ATGGGCATCCTTAAACTCGACCATTTCACCATCCGCACCCCGCTCTGGGTAGAAACCGCAGCGTTCTTCGAGCACGTGATCGGCCTGGTGCCAGGGCCCCGGCCGGGGTTTCTTTTCCCGGGTTACTGGATGTATGCCGGTGACCAGCCGCTGTTGCACATCGCCAGTGTCCAGGGCGACCCAAAGGAACTGCAGATGTACCTGGGCGACAAGCCAGGCGGGTATGGATCGGGTTCACTCGATCATGTGTCGCTGCGTTGCGAGGGACTGGTGCAAGTCCAGGCACGATTGCAATCCCTGGGTATTGCGTTTCGTGAACGCGTCATACCACAAATCGGCGAACACCAACTGTTTCTCGAGGACCCTAACGGCATAACCATCGAGATGATCTTCGACTACGTGCCGGGTAGCCGAATTGTTGGCCAGAGCATGCCGCACCTAGAGACTGAAGCGCCTCACACCGTCAGCGCAGATTGA
- a CDS encoding putative quinol monooxygenase: MNRQDQPLVSLAILKARQGQAPALKTALLALIEPTRAEPGNRDYMLFERSDEPGTFYMREAFDHQQALDTHLATAHFQRFAEQADQLLAEPLQLIFLDPVSSAVAPHP; this comes from the coding sequence ATGAACCGACAGGATCAACCCCTTGTTTCCCTTGCCATCCTCAAGGCCAGGCAGGGCCAGGCACCGGCACTGAAAACGGCCTTGCTGGCCTTGATCGAGCCAACCCGAGCGGAGCCCGGCAACCGCGACTACATGCTGTTCGAACGCAGCGACGAGCCCGGGACGTTCTACATGCGCGAGGCGTTCGACCACCAGCAGGCCCTGGACACCCACCTGGCCACCGCACACTTCCAGCGTTTTGCCGAGCAGGCCGACCAGCTGTTGGCGGAGCCCTTGCAACTGATTTTCCTTGACCCGGTTTCATCTGCCGTTGCGCCCCATCCCTGA
- a CDS encoding alkene reductase has protein sequence MSSPQQLFTPYELGALTLPNRIVMAPMTRSRSTQPGDVANAMMAHYYAQRASAGLIISEATQISPQGKGYSFTPGIYSAEQVAGWRQVTDAVHAKGGRMFLQLWHVGRMSHASFHDDGQPVSPSALRADAQVWVVGDDGVGRMVDVSEPRALNQEDIQAVIEDYRLAARHAREAGFDGVEIHAGNGYLIDQFLRTTSNLRNDEYGGSRENRIRFLIDVTRAVAGEIGAQCTGVRLAPFITARGMNCRDVIPTILQAAQTLDTLGIAYLHLAEADWDDAPQIPQPFRHQLRREFSGAIIVAGRYTLARGQALLDADLVDLVAFGRPFVANPDFPARLQHDWPLAEFEGSRLFGGDEVGYSDYPAYQ, from the coding sequence ATGTCCAGCCCGCAGCAACTCTTCACCCCATACGAACTCGGCGCCCTCACGCTGCCCAACCGCATCGTCATGGCGCCGATGACCCGCTCACGCAGCACCCAGCCTGGAGACGTGGCCAATGCGATGATGGCGCATTATTACGCCCAACGCGCCAGCGCCGGGCTGATCATCAGCGAGGCGACGCAGATCAGCCCCCAGGGCAAGGGCTACAGCTTCACCCCTGGTATCTACAGCGCCGAGCAAGTGGCAGGCTGGCGACAAGTCACCGATGCCGTGCATGCCAAGGGTGGGCGCATGTTCCTGCAGTTGTGGCATGTAGGACGGATGTCCCACGCCAGCTTCCACGACGATGGCCAGCCGGTGTCACCCTCCGCGCTGCGTGCCGATGCGCAGGTATGGGTGGTCGGTGACGATGGGGTAGGGCGGATGGTCGATGTCAGCGAGCCACGCGCCTTGAACCAAGAGGATATCCAGGCGGTGATCGAAGATTATCGCCTCGCCGCCCGGCATGCGCGCGAAGCCGGGTTCGATGGGGTCGAGATCCACGCCGGCAACGGCTATCTGATCGACCAGTTTTTGCGCACCACCTCGAACCTGCGCAATGACGAGTATGGCGGCAGCCGCGAGAACCGTATCCGTTTCCTGATCGACGTCACCCGGGCCGTCGCCGGGGAGATCGGCGCGCAATGTACCGGTGTACGCCTGGCCCCCTTTATCACCGCCCGTGGCATGAACTGCCGGGACGTGATCCCGACCATTCTTCAGGCTGCCCAGACGCTCGACACCTTGGGTATCGCCTATTTGCACCTGGCTGAAGCGGATTGGGACGACGCACCGCAGATTCCGCAACCCTTCCGGCATCAACTGCGCCGCGAATTCAGCGGTGCGATCATCGTGGCCGGGCGTTATACCCTGGCGCGCGGCCAGGCGCTGCTCGATGCCGACCTGGTGGACCTGGTTGCCTTCGGCCGTCCCTTCGTCGCCAACCCTGACTTCCCCGCGCGGCTGCAGCATGACTGGCCGCTGGCCGAGTTCGAGGGCAGCCGCCTGTTCGGCGGTGACGAAGTGGGTTACAGCGACTATCCCGCCTATCAGTGA
- a CDS encoding zinc-binding alcohol dehydrogenase family protein, producing the protein MKAISFIHNGLPIEDPASLQDIFMPRPNPGPRDLLVEVKAVSVNPVDTKVRAGTFTREPKILGWDAAGIVREVGPQVTLFKPGDQVYYAGSIARPGSYSEYHLVDERIVGHQPRSLGAAQAAALPLTAITAWELLFDRLGIVEGGGEGDALLIVGAAGGVGSMLVQLARQLTRLTVIGTASRAETADWVRELGAHHVIDHSAPLQGQLRALGIESVSHVASLTHTDQHFAQLVEVLRPQGRLGVIDDPQTLDVMPLKRKSLSLHWELMFTRSLYETDDMVCQHALLERVAGLIDQGTLRTTLGEHFGAINAANMRRAHALVESGKARGKIVLEGF; encoded by the coding sequence ATGAAAGCGATCAGTTTCATCCACAACGGCTTGCCTATTGAAGACCCTGCGTCTCTTCAAGACATCTTTATGCCCAGGCCGAACCCTGGGCCAAGGGACCTTCTGGTCGAGGTCAAGGCCGTGTCGGTCAACCCCGTCGACACCAAGGTGCGCGCTGGCACTTTCACCCGAGAGCCGAAAATACTTGGCTGGGACGCGGCCGGGATCGTCCGTGAAGTCGGGCCGCAGGTGACCCTGTTCAAGCCAGGTGACCAGGTGTACTACGCAGGTTCCATCGCCAGGCCCGGCAGCTACAGCGAATATCACCTGGTCGACGAACGTATCGTTGGGCATCAACCACGCAGTCTGGGTGCAGCGCAGGCAGCCGCGCTGCCGCTGACAGCCATCACGGCCTGGGAATTGTTGTTCGATCGTCTGGGTATCGTGGAGGGCGGCGGAGAGGGCGATGCCCTGCTGATCGTCGGCGCCGCCGGCGGCGTCGGTTCGATGCTGGTACAGTTGGCCCGGCAACTGACCCGCCTGACGGTTATCGGCACAGCCTCCCGCGCCGAGACCGCAGACTGGGTGCGCGAACTGGGCGCCCATCACGTCATCGACCACAGTGCGCCGCTGCAAGGGCAACTGCGTGCCCTGGGGATCGAGTCGGTCAGCCATGTCGCCAGCCTCACCCATACCGATCAGCACTTCGCGCAACTGGTTGAAGTGCTGCGGCCGCAAGGCCGCCTGGGTGTGATCGACGACCCGCAGACCCTCGATGTCATGCCGCTCAAGCGCAAGTCGCTGTCATTGCACTGGGAGTTGATGTTCACCCGCTCGCTGTACGAGACCGACGACATGGTGTGCCAGCACGCGCTGCTTGAGCGCGTGGCCGGGCTGATCGACCAGGGCACCCTGCGCACCACTCTGGGCGAGCATTTCGGAGCCATCAATGCCGCCAACATGCGCCGTGCCCATGCGTTGGTCGAGAGTGGCAAGGCGCGCGGCAAGATCGTTCTGGAAGGCTTCTGA
- a CDS encoding L-dopachrome tautomerase-related protein → MLKQTVFLCAALTAGMSSAQVIAANALSAHAPAERAFGKLEQVHAFHDAMPTGVTVTETGRIFVNYPRWGDKVPFTVGELRDGEVRPFPDLSLNQEDPKDPAKGLISVQSVVADGRGRVWLLDTAAPGFQTPRPGGAKLIAVDLASNRIVKRLVFPENVMLPSTYVNDMRFDFRHGAEGTVYVTDSSLRGPGAIIVMDIASGRAERRLSGALSTSVAPGFVPVVEGTPLMASQPDGTSKPLSVASDGIALSADGQTLYFTPLSSRHLYAVSTALLRDPAISEQRLAAAVEDLGEKGASDGMEADAEGAVYAGDYEHNAIRKRWPDGRWQTLVHDPRLLWPDTLSIGPDGYLYFIANQLHRQALFQGGRDLRQKPYALMRLKIDAAPAPTH, encoded by the coding sequence ATGCTTAAACAAACCGTGTTTCTCTGCGCCGCACTGACGGCAGGTATGTCCTCTGCGCAGGTTATCGCTGCCAATGCGCTTTCTGCGCATGCGCCCGCAGAGCGGGCATTCGGCAAGCTCGAGCAGGTCCATGCATTCCATGACGCCATGCCGACAGGCGTTACCGTCACCGAAACCGGGCGCATCTTCGTCAACTATCCGCGCTGGGGCGACAAGGTCCCTTTCACCGTTGGCGAGCTTCGTGACGGCGAGGTCCGGCCTTTTCCGGACCTGTCGTTGAATCAGGAGGATCCGAAGGACCCCGCAAAGGGACTGATAAGCGTGCAGAGCGTGGTGGCCGATGGCCGGGGCCGCGTCTGGCTGCTGGACACTGCGGCACCGGGGTTTCAGACGCCGCGCCCTGGTGGCGCGAAGCTGATCGCGGTCGACCTGGCGAGCAATCGAATCGTCAAGCGGCTGGTGTTCCCGGAAAACGTGATGTTGCCCAGCACCTACGTCAATGACATGCGCTTTGATTTTCGCCATGGCGCCGAAGGCACGGTCTATGTGACCGACTCCTCGCTGCGCGGTCCAGGGGCGATCATCGTGATGGACATCGCCAGCGGGCGCGCCGAGCGCCGTCTCAGTGGTGCCCTCTCGACCTCCGTGGCACCAGGCTTTGTTCCGGTAGTCGAGGGGACACCGCTGATGGCGAGCCAGCCGGACGGCACATCGAAACCATTGTCGGTGGCGTCCGATGGTATCGCCTTGTCAGCCGATGGTCAGACGCTCTACTTCACGCCGCTGTCGAGCCGACACTTGTATGCCGTGTCCACCGCCTTGTTGCGCGACCCTGCCATCAGCGAGCAACGGCTTGCCGCAGCCGTGGAGGACCTCGGTGAAAAGGGCGCCTCCGATGGGATGGAGGCCGACGCCGAGGGCGCTGTCTATGCCGGCGATTACGAGCATAACGCCATCCGCAAGCGCTGGCCGGACGGGCGCTGGCAGACGTTGGTGCATGATCCGCGACTGCTTTGGCCCGATACCCTGTCGATCGGGCCGGATGGCTACCTGTACTTCATCGCCAACCAACTGCACCGCCAGGCGTTGTTCCAAGGCGGGCGGGACCTGCGGCAGAAACCCTATGCCTTGATGCGCCTGAAGATCGATGCGGCGCCGGCACCGACCCATTGA
- a CDS encoding glycine betaine ABC transporter substrate-binding protein, which translates to MRPVKRRQFIQALATVALLPAALARGHMQERGATMVRLGVTDLSFHHATAAVVALVLQRMGFVVERSSAPHERNFERLREGAIDMLASAWIPSSHGLYKAQVEEQVATRELGLHYTPYALWGVPDYVPESMVASVEDLLDPSVSARMHKQIQGIGAGAGITRFSLKMMVDYDLVSAGYSFRTGTQEQCVAAYEQLVREGKWGIVPLWHPQFLHHSYRIRELKDPKGLLGSVDRAVLLARDDRLSGFSAAQLQVLDNIRLDNTIVAELDHAINRRGASPDEAARAWFEKHPQVLASWLRPVS; encoded by the coding sequence ATGCGACCGGTCAAGCGCAGACAATTCATCCAGGCCCTGGCCACTGTGGCTTTGCTGCCAGCGGCATTGGCGCGTGGGCACATGCAAGAGAGAGGGGCAACCATGGTCAGGCTCGGCGTCACCGACTTGTCTTTTCACCATGCCACAGCAGCGGTCGTGGCCCTGGTGTTGCAACGCATGGGCTTCGTGGTGGAGCGTTCCAGCGCGCCGCACGAGCGCAACTTCGAGCGGCTGCGCGAGGGCGCGATCGACATGCTCGCGTCGGCGTGGATACCTTCAAGCCATGGACTTTACAAGGCACAGGTGGAGGAACAGGTAGCAACCCGTGAGCTGGGGCTGCATTACACGCCCTATGCATTATGGGGGGTTCCCGATTATGTACCGGAATCGATGGTCGCGTCGGTAGAGGACCTGCTTGACCCCAGCGTCAGCGCACGCATGCACAAACAGATTCAAGGGATAGGGGCGGGCGCCGGCATTACCCGCTTCTCCCTGAAAATGATGGTCGACTATGACCTGGTGAGTGCCGGGTACAGTTTCCGTACCGGGACCCAGGAGCAATGCGTCGCCGCCTATGAGCAACTGGTGCGTGAGGGCAAATGGGGAATAGTTCCGCTCTGGCACCCGCAGTTCCTGCATCACAGCTATCGGATCCGCGAGCTCAAGGACCCCAAGGGTTTGCTGGGCAGTGTTGACCGGGCCGTATTGCTTGCACGGGACGACCGGCTATCGGGTTTCAGTGCCGCACAGCTGCAGGTGCTCGACAACATCCGCCTGGACAACACCATCGTGGCCGAGCTCGACCACGCCATCAACCGCCGCGGCGCGAGCCCTGACGAAGCGGCGCGCGCCTGGTTCGAGAAGCACCCGCAGGTGCTGGCTTCGTGGTTACGGCCAGTGTCCTGA
- a CDS encoding DUF4157 domain-containing protein — protein MLVLLAIFSANKSSAGGLLGDAVEGLCGNCGVGKAMDDANRQVKDAIPPYKAIEEGASRTVNEALVQATAPLLQELIARSRDDALNAGVDQIPPAIRRNLTGFIPEQILNIARYRVEGGGDLTLQVNSIRYGEANAITLDYVIVFKEVNDALYNPALWVHELTHVMQYQNWGIKDFSIRYVRNYRDVEATAYDAGTQYLAWVSVRNAQQWSSTESPNDTVSTDMLNRPRSSFPLDVSSSMCGTPIGNCQVNGSAPVGTPCWCNSTIGGVAGSLVPVAGAGTPQPMQVSNPTGLPSGYGMQACGCWGPTPTVTAAEPRCGSGSVRLNVCPGQCAPGHPPYAYVCQ, from the coding sequence ATGCTTGTACTGCTGGCAATATTTTCAGCCAATAAGTCGAGCGCGGGAGGACTGCTGGGGGATGCTGTGGAAGGCCTTTGCGGTAACTGCGGTGTAGGAAAAGCAATGGACGATGCAAATCGGCAAGTAAAAGACGCTATCCCACCTTACAAAGCAATCGAGGAAGGGGCCAGCAGAACCGTTAATGAGGCTTTGGTGCAAGCTACCGCGCCACTATTGCAGGAGTTAATTGCGCGTTCACGTGATGATGCTTTGAATGCTGGGGTCGATCAGATCCCGCCGGCAATCAGAAGAAATCTTACTGGATTTATCCCTGAGCAAATTTTGAATATTGCACGCTACAGAGTCGAGGGCGGTGGTGACTTGACATTGCAGGTGAACTCCATCCGTTATGGCGAAGCCAATGCAATCACCCTCGATTACGTCATCGTATTCAAGGAAGTTAACGACGCCTTATATAACCCAGCGCTCTGGGTCCATGAGCTAACGCACGTAATGCAGTATCAGAACTGGGGGATCAAAGATTTTTCGATTCGGTATGTTCGTAATTATCGTGATGTGGAAGCAACAGCTTATGATGCAGGAACACAATATCTGGCGTGGGTGAGCGTGAGAAATGCTCAACAATGGTCTTCAACTGAATCCCCTAATGATACTGTGTCAACTGATATGCTAAATCGTCCGAGGTCCTCATTTCCACTGGACGTAAGCTCAAGCATGTGCGGCACGCCTATTGGTAATTGTCAAGTTAATGGCTCGGCGCCAGTTGGTACTCCTTGCTGGTGCAACTCTACTATAGGAGGAGTTGCTGGTTCGCTAGTCCCAGTAGCCGGGGCGGGTACCCCACAACCAATGCAAGTTTCAAATCCTACGGGATTACCGTCGGGTTACGGAATGCAGGCATGCGGTTGCTGGGGGCCGACTCCTACTGTTACTGCAGCTGAACCACGCTGCGGCAGTGGTTCCGTTAGATTGAATGTTTGCCCTGGGCAATGTGCTCCTGGCCATCCGCCCTATGCATACGTGTGCCAATAG
- a CDS encoding aminotransferase class V-fold PLP-dependent enzyme codes for MSKIYPGIDPEGLVEYSVVYTDRSLNHMSQSFQGVMKNISTTLKQVYNAQAVAVVPGSGTFGMEAVARQFATGQQCLVLRNGWFSYRWSQILEMGNIPAATTVLKARPVETGRQAAYAPAPLEEVLAAIESQKPQIVFAPHVETSSGIILPDEYLRAVGDAVHAVGGLFVLDCIASGAIWVDMHRCAVDLLISAPQKGWSASPCCALVMLSALALERIESTQSTSFACDLKKWLQIMQAYEQGGHAYHATMPSDALARFNEVMKETQAYGFDKVCDEQQALGDRVRAMMTRKGIKSVAAAGFQAPGVVVSYTDDADIKSGKKFASHGLQIAAGVPLQCDEPVDFQTFRIGLFGLEKLHNLERTVSTLEQALDEVMVN; via the coding sequence ATGTCGAAGATTTATCCCGGTATCGATCCCGAGGGGCTGGTCGAGTATTCGGTGGTCTATACGGACCGCTCGCTCAACCACATGTCCCAGTCGTTTCAGGGGGTGATGAAGAATATTTCAACCACCCTGAAACAGGTCTACAACGCCCAGGCGGTTGCGGTGGTCCCGGGCAGTGGCACTTTCGGCATGGAAGCGGTGGCCCGGCAGTTTGCCACCGGCCAGCAATGCCTGGTGCTACGCAACGGCTGGTTCAGTTATCGCTGGAGCCAGATCCTTGAGATGGGCAATATCCCGGCGGCCACAACGGTGCTCAAAGCCCGACCGGTTGAAACGGGGCGCCAGGCTGCCTACGCGCCGGCCCCTCTTGAAGAAGTGTTGGCGGCCATTGAGTCGCAGAAGCCGCAGATTGTCTTCGCCCCCCACGTTGAAACGTCATCAGGGATCATCCTGCCCGATGAATACCTGCGGGCCGTGGGCGACGCCGTGCATGCGGTGGGTGGCCTGTTCGTGCTGGACTGCATCGCCTCAGGCGCGATTTGGGTTGATATGCACAGATGCGCAGTCGACCTGCTGATCAGCGCACCGCAGAAAGGCTGGAGCGCCTCACCTTGCTGCGCCCTGGTGATGCTCAGCGCTTTGGCCCTCGAGCGCATCGAATCGACGCAAAGCACCAGCTTCGCCTGCGACTTGAAGAAGTGGCTTCAGATCATGCAGGCCTATGAGCAGGGCGGCCACGCCTACCATGCGACCATGCCCAGCGATGCCCTGGCGCGATTCAACGAAGTGATGAAAGAGACACAAGCCTACGGTTTCGACAAGGTCTGCGACGAACAACAGGCCTTGGGTGATCGGGTGCGCGCAATGATGACCCGCAAAGGCATCAAGAGCGTGGCCGCAGCAGGCTTTCAGGCTCCTGGCGTGGTGGTGAGCTACACCGATGACGCCGATATCAAGAGTGGTAAGAAGTTTGCCAGCCACGGCCTGCAGATTGCCGCCGGCGTGCCGTTGCAATGCGACGAGCCGGTCGACTTCCAGACCTTCCGCATCGGCCTGTTCGGGCTCGAAAAGCTGCACAATCTCGAGCGCACGGTCAGCACCCTTGAGCAGGCGCTGGACGAAGTGATGGTTAACTAA
- a CDS encoding LysR family transcriptional regulator, translating into MQGLAELKVLVRTAEAGSLSAAARELDISPAAASLTLKRLESRLGVRLFARSTRQQRLTVEGERYLEAARLALAALDEGERAIRGGQQGLAGVLQLAAPSDFGRSVLLGWLDELRVSHPHLQMHLLLNDRPNNLFGEPVDVALRFGVPVDSTLVALPVLEAHHRVACASPAYLARQGEPASPQALAAHSAIIYQRHGRPYDVWRFSRGDEVCEVKVRGDYRSDDGEVARRWALAGHGIVYKAWLDVVTDVRAGRLRVLFAGWQGEPAPVYLMCPHRVQVSERVRVLQAFLRERCTSLAGTQG; encoded by the coding sequence ATGCAAGGGCTGGCTGAGTTGAAAGTGCTGGTCAGAACCGCCGAAGCCGGTAGCCTTTCGGCCGCGGCGCGTGAGCTGGACATCAGCCCTGCGGCAGCCAGCCTCACGCTCAAGCGCCTGGAGTCGCGCCTGGGGGTTCGCCTGTTCGCCCGCTCCACGCGCCAGCAGCGCCTGACTGTGGAGGGTGAGCGCTATCTGGAGGCTGCGCGGCTTGCCCTGGCAGCATTGGACGAAGGAGAACGGGCGATTCGCGGGGGGCAGCAGGGTCTGGCCGGAGTATTGCAACTGGCGGCACCTTCAGACTTCGGCCGCAGTGTGCTGCTGGGTTGGTTGGATGAGTTGCGCGTCTCGCACCCACACCTGCAGATGCATCTGTTGCTCAATGACCGCCCCAATAACCTGTTCGGCGAACCGGTGGATGTCGCCCTGCGGTTCGGCGTCCCGGTCGATTCAACCCTGGTGGCTTTGCCGGTGCTGGAGGCGCATCATCGGGTCGCCTGCGCCAGCCCCGCCTACCTTGCCCGTCAGGGGGAGCCTGCATCACCTCAGGCGCTGGCCGCCCACTCGGCGATCATCTACCAGCGTCATGGGCGCCCCTACGATGTCTGGCGTTTCAGCCGTGGTGACGAGGTCTGCGAGGTCAAGGTCCGCGGCGACTATCGCAGCGATGATGGCGAAGTTGCCAGGCGCTGGGCGCTTGCCGGGCACGGGATCGTGTACAAGGCATGGCTCGATGTCGTCACGGATGTGCGTGCCGGGAGGTTGCGCGTCTTGTTCGCCGGCTGGCAGGGAGAGCCTGCGCCGGTCTACCTGATGTGCCCGCACAGGGTTCAGGTCAGTGAACGGGTCAGGGTCCTTCAGGCCTTTCTACGCGAACGCTGCACGTCGTTGGCCGGGACGCAGGGGTAG
- a CDS encoding M48 family metallopeptidase, producing MSIFSWLFNRPKAVKSNTAVTHQPAQAQSQDAHPDPRPDPQIERDEFFLSVESLDFSGIYQLSKSKKWAIAWRDSDPSAGRGGHRESGLGAYVLADTSSGTVACHGCMPRPNNGHVCDTGVFCLEDWHFGSTLSGTFSVFDPSGSVILAKELTANILTSGISRHGKYAFCATANSPTDHGNKVFLFDLVNRIEMYSVTPKAGWPDSYEVDEGTGELMALFKDMGSFRYNAHGEFMDADQFGDANLNSSHYDRIILAAEKILGEVDLTDERIQEVLIAVQRARSLGADENLAWKPTALKVQGLAHEQLGQYPEAVQVYEEALALNPKIGVKRRLASVSKRIKAE from the coding sequence ATGAGCATTTTCAGCTGGCTGTTCAACCGGCCGAAAGCCGTTAAATCCAATACTGCAGTAACGCACCAGCCTGCTCAGGCTCAATCACAGGACGCTCATCCGGATCCACGCCCAGATCCTCAGATTGAACGAGATGAGTTTTTTCTCAGTGTCGAATCCCTTGATTTCTCCGGCATCTATCAGCTGTCCAAGTCCAAGAAGTGGGCGATCGCCTGGAGAGACTCCGATCCGTCAGCGGGTCGGGGAGGTCACAGAGAATCTGGCTTAGGGGCCTACGTGCTTGCAGATACGAGCAGCGGTACCGTTGCCTGCCATGGATGTATGCCTAGGCCAAACAATGGCCACGTGTGTGACACCGGAGTGTTTTGCCTGGAAGATTGGCATTTTGGGAGCACCCTGTCTGGGACGTTCAGCGTTTTCGATCCCAGTGGTTCTGTGATCCTCGCTAAAGAGCTAACGGCCAATATTCTCACCAGCGGTATTTCTAGGCACGGGAAATACGCTTTCTGCGCCACCGCCAACAGCCCAACCGATCATGGCAACAAGGTCTTCCTGTTCGACCTGGTCAATCGGATCGAAATGTACAGCGTCACGCCTAAGGCCGGATGGCCTGACAGCTACGAAGTGGACGAGGGTACCGGGGAACTCATGGCGCTGTTCAAGGACATGGGGAGCTTCCGGTACAACGCTCATGGCGAATTCATGGATGCTGATCAGTTTGGCGATGCCAACCTCAACTCCTCCCATTACGACCGCATCATCCTCGCCGCGGAAAAGATCTTGGGGGAGGTCGACCTGACAGACGAGCGCATCCAGGAAGTCCTGATCGCGGTGCAGCGCGCCCGATCGCTCGGCGCCGATGAAAACCTTGCCTGGAAACCCACAGCGCTCAAAGTCCAAGGGCTTGCACACGAGCAACTGGGCCAGTACCCCGAAGCAGTACAGGTTTATGAGGAGGCGCTGGCCTTGAATCCAAAAATTGGCGTTAAGCGCAGGTTGGCTTCCGTGAGTAAGCGGATCAAGGCTGAGTAG
- a CDS encoding LysR family transcriptional regulator yields the protein MIRLDDLGIFVRSAALGSFTAAAHEADLLPGQAAEAVKRLERELDVRLFARTTRSLRLTAEGEQYLPSALAALEALRHGRDNLNRESAQLSGTLQVAAPSDLGRNVLLPWLTAFRREHPQLNLRFFLSDQIADLFRDPVDIAIRYGLNADANYIALPLAPWNRKVLVASPEYLARQGAVQAPEDLREHQCLLYMQQGRIYDKWQLGAQTVQVRGALLCDDADIARRWAVAGEGITYKSWLDVSDDVLAGRLVVLLQDHPGPIMPLSLVCPHRKQLSPAVRQLHAWLSCRFAGLERD from the coding sequence ATGATCCGTCTCGACGACCTGGGCATCTTCGTTCGCAGCGCCGCGCTGGGCAGTTTTACCGCGGCGGCTCACGAGGCCGATTTGTTGCCCGGCCAGGCGGCCGAGGCGGTCAAGCGCCTGGAGCGTGAGCTGGATGTGCGGCTGTTCGCCCGTACTACGCGCAGCCTGCGCCTGACGGCCGAGGGCGAGCAGTACCTGCCTTCTGCCCTGGCGGCCCTGGAAGCCCTCCGACACGGGCGGGACAACCTGAATCGGGAAAGCGCCCAGTTGAGCGGAACATTGCAGGTGGCCGCGCCCTCCGATCTGGGGCGTAACGTGCTGCTGCCCTGGCTCACGGCGTTTCGTCGCGAACACCCGCAGCTGAACCTGCGCTTCTTTCTCTCCGACCAGATCGCCGATCTGTTCCGTGACCCGGTGGATATCGCCATCCGCTACGGCCTTAACGCCGACGCCAACTATATCGCCCTGCCACTGGCACCTTGGAACCGCAAGGTGCTAGTGGCCTCGCCGGAGTACCTGGCGCGGCAAGGTGCGGTGCAGGCCCCCGAAGACCTGCGCGAACACCAGTGCCTGCTGTACATGCAGCAAGGCCGGATCTACGACAAGTGGCAACTGGGGGCGCAGACCGTCCAGGTGCGTGGCGCCCTGCTCTGCGACGATGCCGATATCGCCCGGCGCTGGGCCGTGGCCGGCGAAGGGATCACCTACAAATCCTGGCTGGATGTGAGCGACGACGTGCTGGCCGGACGACTCGTCGTACTGTTGCAGGATCACCCCGGGCCGATCATGCCGCTGAGCCTGGTGTGCCCGCACCGCAAGCAGTTGTCGCCTGCGGTGAGGCAGTTGCACGCCTGGTTGTCGTGCCGCTTCGCCGGGCTCGAGCGCGACTGA
- a CDS encoding Atu1372/SO_1960 family protein: MNMLDTPESRLQAAGLTLPSPAPALGNYVPWSIVGNTLMTSGQFPWVDGQLQYRGRLGRDLDLGQGYAACRLAALNAIAQLKDAVGELSRIRQIYRLEGVLNVAEDFYDHAKALDGASDLLVEVFNERARHTRMIWSNPVMPMDGFCLVYLFAEIDAQ; encoded by the coding sequence ATGAACATGCTCGACACGCCCGAATCACGCCTGCAAGCTGCCGGCCTGACTTTGCCCAGCCCGGCACCGGCACTGGGCAACTATGTACCCTGGAGCATCGTCGGCAATACGCTGATGACGTCCGGGCAGTTTCCCTGGGTCGATGGGCAATTGCAGTACCGAGGCCGCCTGGGGCGCGATCTCGACCTCGGCCAAGGCTATGCGGCCTGCCGCTTGGCGGCGTTGAACGCGATCGCACAGCTCAAGGATGCGGTGGGTGAATTGAGCCGGATCCGTCAGATTTACAGGCTCGAAGGCGTGCTCAATGTGGCCGAGGACTTCTACGATCATGCCAAGGCGCTGGATGGTGCTTCGGACCTGTTGGTGGAGGTCTTCAACGAGCGAGCCCGTCACACACGCATGATCTGGTCCAACCCCGTGATGCCCATGGACGGCTTCTGCCTGGTGTACCTGTTCGCTGAAATCGATGCCCAGTGA